Proteins from one Juglans microcarpa x Juglans regia isolate MS1-56 chromosome 6S, Jm3101_v1.0, whole genome shotgun sequence genomic window:
- the LOC121237052 gene encoding uncharacterized protein LOC121237052: MFVEARFFIRMSSSASSWTSANNPMCTCGKPAKLRTSNTLRNLGRSFFGCPNYNTEGLLHCNYFKWANRSEEREKDLMKIELELLRNEEELRRRDEEIVKYKLGIHNDQLDIQRQQAEIRRERTLLKIPWIIFILISLYCICKQ; the protein is encoded by the exons ATGTTTGTGGAAGCCCGCTTCTTCATTAGGATGTCATCGTCAGCTTCTTCATGGACTTCGGCGAACAACCCAATGTGCACCTGTGGGAAGCCCGCAAAACTTAGAACATCGAATACGCTAAGAAATCTAGGCCGATCATTTTTTGGGTGTCCAAATTACAATACagag GGATTACTACACTGCAACTATTTCAAATGGGCAAATCGCagtgaagaaagagaaaaagatctTATGAAGATAGAACTTGAGTTGTTAAGGAATGAGGAAGAGCTTCgaagaagagatgaagagatTGTGAAGTATAAGTTGGGAATCCACAACGACCAACTTGATATTCAAAGGCAACAAGCAGAGATCCGGCGTGAACGCACACTACTTAAAATCCCatggattatttttatattaatttcattgtattgcATCTGTAAACAATGA